Proteins encoded together in one Fimbriimonadia bacterium window:
- the fliS gene encoding flagellar export chaperone FliS has product MTVVSGRQLAAYRKTAVETASPLDLILMLYDGALRFLERGRAAMERRDLSEQNESLTRAQAILTELAVCLNMEQGGEVAANLLGLYGYMSNRLVEANVSDDPKAVQEVARLLGELRESWATLAAQEKQRQDEVA; this is encoded by the coding sequence GTGACGGTAGTTTCGGGACGTCAGCTTGCCGCCTACCGCAAGACTGCGGTGGAGACGGCATCGCCTTTGGACCTGATCCTCATGCTGTATGACGGCGCCTTGCGCTTCCTGGAGAGGGGACGCGCCGCCATGGAACGCCGAGACCTAAGTGAGCAGAACGAGAGCCTGACACGCGCACAGGCTATCCTCACCGAACTCGCGGTCTGCCTGAACATGGAGCAGGGCGGGGAAGTGGCTGCCAATCTCTTGGGCCTTTACGGCTACATGAGCAACCGCCTGGTGGAAGCCAACGTGAGCGACGATCCTAAGGCGGTTCAGGAAGTCGCCCGCCTGCTGGGCGAGTTGCGCGAGTCTTGGGCGACCCTGGCGGCGCAGGAGAAGCAGAGGCAGGATGAAGTCGCCTGA
- the fliD gene encoding flagellar filament capping protein FliD: protein MGLGDSLYSRSSISFAGLSTGLDTDSIIQQLLAIEQRPLIRLQSQQLQLQNRLSLYQQFSGRLAALRAAGDALNTITTYNATRATSSDDTKATLSVGTGAQPGIYTLAISQLAQAHKISSAAQTDSTSALGLSGTFLINEKVIEVAETDTLAQIASRINAAGAGVVASVISGGTGNTFLTLTSEKTGAASAIRMSNVGDSSVLDSLGLQGTATTIREPTTNGALSATFSDPNTALGPLLKVTNFPPGNLSINSMIVSIDLMTDTLTSIAQKINQAEIPGVTASVETIEEGGTTKYQLKIVGDSGTPTFVDDNHILENLGILQATPSNQLLAAQDAEYSLDGVNLTSSSNTITSVIAGGTLNLLEAGGGPVTLSVSRDLDAVKASVNNFVSAYNTLRDFVSSFSQFDPETFQSGPLFGDYNITANMDIITARMTGAVAGLSSGALNSLALIGVSLGEDGKLSVNDSTLTSALNDRLDSVKSLFMAVGTPSNPYVQFLSATSKTRTSPTAGYEVVITQAATKASTTAVTAQAEASTEVETLTFSGSLFGNTPVSISLNVGNTVDDTIAQINSHASLRGLVTASKDSEGKLVLTSAAYGSSKSFTVTSDQEAGSNNSGIGTTEQQAVGLDVAGTINGEAASGNGQILTGDDTNEYTAGLALLITASSPGTYGTVTFTRGIAASVSDAVATLTDPTTGALTEQDKQLQAQIDDLDAAMERIQETVTRRGDELKRRFAQLESLVASLQAQQARLTMLMKNWGSS, encoded by the coding sequence ATGGGCCTAGGAGATAGCCTCTACAGCCGCTCATCCATCTCATTTGCCGGCCTCTCGACGGGTTTGGACACGGACTCGATCATTCAGCAGCTGCTGGCAATCGAGCAGCGTCCCCTTATCCGCTTGCAGAGCCAGCAACTGCAGCTTCAAAACAGGTTGTCGCTGTACCAGCAATTCAGCGGACGGCTCGCGGCCTTACGTGCCGCAGGAGACGCGCTCAACACGATCACCACCTACAACGCGACCCGCGCCACCTCGTCCGACGACACCAAAGCTACCCTTAGCGTCGGGACCGGAGCCCAGCCAGGCATCTACACGCTCGCGATCTCTCAGTTAGCGCAGGCGCACAAGATCTCCTCTGCAGCCCAAACCGATTCGACGAGCGCGCTCGGCCTATCGGGCACCTTTCTTATCAACGAAAAGGTAATCGAAGTTGCAGAAACGGATACCCTAGCGCAGATCGCCTCCCGCATCAACGCCGCGGGTGCGGGTGTCGTGGCATCGGTCATTAGCGGAGGTACCGGCAATACCTTCCTGACCCTCACGTCCGAGAAGACCGGCGCGGCATCCGCCATCCGCATGTCCAACGTGGGCGACTCCTCGGTGCTGGACAGCCTGGGGTTGCAAGGTACCGCCACGACCATCCGGGAGCCCACGACGAACGGCGCGCTCAGCGCGACTTTTTCGGACCCGAACACCGCTCTCGGACCCTTGCTCAAAGTAACCAACTTCCCGCCCGGCAACCTGAGTATCAACAGCATGATCGTGTCCATAGACCTGATGACGGACACGCTGACCAGCATCGCGCAGAAGATCAACCAGGCAGAGATACCGGGGGTGACCGCGTCCGTCGAAACTATCGAAGAAGGGGGCACCACGAAATACCAGCTCAAGATCGTGGGAGACTCGGGGACGCCGACATTCGTGGACGACAATCACATCCTGGAAAACCTGGGAATTCTGCAAGCTACTCCGAGCAACCAACTACTGGCCGCTCAGGATGCCGAGTATTCGCTGGACGGCGTGAACCTCACCAGCTCGTCGAACACCATCACTTCGGTAATCGCCGGCGGAACACTGAACCTGCTGGAGGCAGGTGGAGGGCCCGTCACCCTCTCGGTATCCCGCGACCTCGATGCCGTCAAAGCGTCGGTCAACAACTTCGTATCGGCCTACAACACGCTGAGAGACTTCGTCTCTAGCTTCTCGCAGTTCGACCCCGAGACATTCCAGAGTGGACCGCTGTTCGGCGACTACAACATTACGGCTAACATGGACATCATCACGGCGCGCATGACAGGAGCCGTCGCAGGCCTCAGCTCCGGCGCGCTGAACTCGCTAGCTCTCATCGGGGTCTCCCTCGGCGAGGACGGCAAGCTGAGCGTGAACGACTCGACGCTGACCTCGGCACTAAACGACCGACTGGATTCCGTGAAGAGCCTCTTCATGGCCGTAGGCACCCCCAGCAATCCCTACGTCCAGTTCCTAAGCGCAACATCCAAGACGCGTACCTCCCCCACCGCTGGCTACGAGGTCGTGATCACCCAAGCAGCGACAAAGGCCAGCACGACCGCCGTGACCGCGCAGGCGGAGGCCAGCACCGAGGTAGAGACGCTCACCTTTTCGGGCAGCCTGTTCGGCAACACGCCGGTCAGCATCTCGCTCAACGTCGGCAACACCGTGGACGACACCATTGCCCAGATCAACTCCCATGCCTCGTTGCGTGGGCTCGTCACCGCCTCGAAGGACTCCGAGGGCAAGTTGGTGCTGACTTCCGCGGCCTACGGTTCCAGCAAGAGCTTCACGGTCACCTCGGACCAGGAGGCCGGTTCGAACAACAGCGGAATTGGGACCACGGAGCAGCAGGCGGTCGGTCTGGACGTGGCGGGAACGATCAACGGCGAAGCGGCCTCCGGCAACGGTCAGATACTCACCGGCGACGACACGAACGAGTACACGGCTGGGTTGGCCCTCCTGATTACCGCCAGCTCGCCTGGAACCTATGGCACGGTAACCTTCACTCGGGGCATCGCGGCGTCTGTCTCCGACGCGGTCGCCACCCTGACGGACCCAACCACTGGGGCTCTGACCGAGCAGGACAAGCAGCTTCAGGCGCAGATCGACGACTTGGACGCCGCCATGGAACGTATTCAGGAGACAGTGACCCGCCGAGGAGACGAGCTGAAGAGGCGGTTTGCCCAGTTGGAGAGCTTAGTCGCGAGCCTTCAGGCCCAGCAAGCACGGCTAACGATGCTCATGAAGAACTGGGGTTCCAGCTAG
- the polA gene encoding DNA polymerase I — MSDKSTRKTYIIVDGYSLAFRAFFATQLLTTSDGRPTNALFGLTNMLLSLLDKEHPYGIVVVFDAPGKTFRHAQFPEYKAHRKEADPALKEQLPTMRDLVAALGIPSLEALGFEADDLAGTLAKRAAEQGFHVLIVTGDNDQLQLVDENVTVRMTMRGISDVVDFTPELVRERFGFGPERIPDYKALRGDPSDNIPGVPGVGEKTATLLIQEFGTVEQIAERLNEIPPKYRSKLEGSVDVLRLGKELTTIVTDAPVEFDFTPYEPDAAALDRAREFLESLEFRSIVRRLEPVLSKYVRGGPDGVTTVQETPRVEVSVLTLDASGEAALRGLPEIGLAVSEDGVALSDGQSVWHAAGGIEWLADSGAPALRVHNARGVVSGLGRLGVARPRFAFDTELAAYVLAPGRGSYSLEDLARDYLGGMADGAAGTALACFCLAAPMTQRLTDEQTLSVFQDLEMPLIPVLLDMEEAGICVDREYLSTLSSHLSQRIDELARDVYAAAGREFNIGSPKQLAKVLFEEMGLPSGRKTKTGHSTDADVLGELAAAHPIAKLVIDWREVTKLKSTYADALPKMVQPDGRIHTTFNQTVAATGRLSSVDPNLQNIPVKTDLGREIRRAFVAPPGHVLLSLDYSQIELRLLAHMSEDPVLTSAFHEGLDIHAATAHSLFGIPENEVSPEQRRVAKMVNYAVLYGMSDFGLAQSLQIGVGEAHEVIATYFRQFPGVREFTESIVAQARRDGYTKTLLGRKRYFPEIQSSNRQMRMAAERAAINAPIQGSAADMIKLAMIKLYKSGATGSARLLLQVHDELLFECPETDVEVNGAIREVMASAMPLKVPVVVDKKVGPNWRDMS; from the coding sequence ATGAGCGATAAGTCAACGCGGAAGACTTATATCATCGTGGACGGTTACAGCCTGGCTTTCCGGGCGTTTTTTGCCACGCAACTGCTTACCACGAGTGATGGGCGACCCACCAACGCGTTGTTCGGGCTCACCAACATGCTGCTCTCACTATTGGACAAGGAACACCCTTACGGCATCGTGGTCGTGTTCGATGCGCCGGGGAAGACCTTTCGGCACGCCCAGTTTCCTGAGTACAAGGCCCATCGGAAGGAAGCCGACCCGGCGCTGAAGGAACAGCTTCCCACGATGCGTGACCTGGTAGCCGCGCTAGGCATACCCTCCCTGGAGGCTCTCGGCTTCGAGGCCGACGACCTTGCGGGCACGCTCGCCAAGCGCGCCGCGGAGCAGGGCTTCCACGTGCTCATCGTGACCGGTGACAATGACCAACTCCAGCTCGTGGACGAGAACGTGACGGTGCGGATGACGATGCGCGGAATCAGTGATGTGGTGGACTTCACCCCCGAGTTGGTCCGCGAGCGGTTCGGCTTCGGCCCAGAGCGCATTCCCGACTACAAGGCACTGCGAGGGGACCCATCCGACAACATCCCGGGCGTACCGGGGGTGGGCGAGAAGACGGCGACCCTGCTGATCCAGGAGTTTGGGACGGTGGAGCAGATAGCCGAGCGACTGAACGAAATCCCGCCGAAGTATCGCTCCAAGTTGGAGGGCTCGGTGGACGTGCTGCGACTTGGCAAGGAACTCACCACGATCGTTACAGACGCACCGGTCGAGTTCGACTTCACTCCTTATGAACCGGATGCGGCCGCGCTGGACCGAGCCAGAGAGTTCTTGGAGAGTCTCGAGTTTCGCTCCATCGTGCGCCGTCTGGAGCCGGTCTTGAGCAAGTACGTACGAGGTGGACCGGATGGCGTGACGACGGTGCAAGAAACGCCACGGGTCGAAGTATCAGTGCTGACGCTGGACGCATCGGGCGAGGCTGCCCTTCGCGGTCTTCCGGAGATTGGGTTGGCCGTGAGCGAGGACGGCGTTGCGCTATCGGACGGCCAGAGTGTGTGGCACGCGGCCGGTGGGATCGAGTGGCTCGCGGATTCGGGTGCTCCTGCGCTGAGGGTGCACAACGCGAGAGGAGTGGTATCCGGGCTTGGGCGCCTGGGGGTCGCGCGACCACGATTCGCGTTCGACACGGAGCTGGCAGCGTACGTGCTGGCGCCCGGGCGTGGTAGTTACTCCCTCGAGGACCTCGCCCGCGATTACCTAGGTGGTATGGCGGATGGTGCAGCCGGTACCGCACTAGCATGCTTCTGTCTGGCAGCACCAATGACTCAACGCCTTACAGACGAGCAAACGCTGTCAGTGTTTCAGGACCTCGAGATGCCACTGATACCGGTGCTACTGGACATGGAGGAAGCGGGGATATGCGTTGACCGCGAGTACCTCTCGACGCTATCGTCCCACCTATCGCAGCGCATTGACGAACTGGCTCGAGACGTATACGCTGCGGCAGGGCGTGAGTTCAACATTGGATCACCCAAGCAGTTAGCTAAAGTGCTGTTCGAGGAGATGGGACTGCCATCGGGCCGTAAGACCAAGACGGGGCACTCGACGGATGCCGACGTGTTGGGCGAACTGGCCGCGGCACACCCCATCGCCAAACTGGTGATTGACTGGCGCGAAGTAACGAAGCTGAAGTCCACCTATGCCGACGCACTACCAAAGATGGTTCAGCCCGATGGGCGTATCCACACGACGTTCAACCAGACGGTCGCAGCAACGGGGCGGCTGTCGAGCGTGGACCCCAACCTGCAGAACATACCCGTCAAGACGGACCTCGGGCGAGAAATCCGCAGAGCATTCGTAGCGCCGCCTGGGCACGTTCTTCTTTCCCTCGACTACTCGCAGATCGAGCTACGACTGCTGGCCCATATGTCCGAAGACCCCGTGCTGACTTCTGCCTTTCACGAGGGGCTGGACATTCATGCAGCAACTGCACACAGCCTGTTCGGGATTCCCGAGAACGAGGTCTCGCCCGAGCAGAGACGCGTGGCCAAGATGGTGAACTACGCTGTGCTGTACGGCATGAGCGACTTCGGGCTCGCGCAATCGCTGCAGATCGGGGTGGGCGAGGCGCACGAAGTGATCGCGACGTACTTCCGCCAGTTCCCCGGCGTTCGGGAGTTCACCGAGAGCATCGTTGCTCAGGCCCGCCGAGATGGGTACACGAAGACGCTCCTTGGACGGAAGCGATACTTTCCAGAGATCCAGAGCTCCAACCGGCAGATGCGCATGGCCGCCGAGCGCGCCGCCATCAACGCACCGATTCAGGGCAGCGCAGCAGATATGATCAAGCTCGCCATGATTAAATTGTACAAATCCGGAGCAACGGGAAGTGCCCGCCTCCTCCTGCAGGTGCACGACGAACTGCTTTTCGAGTGTCCGGAGACTGACGTCGAGGTCAATGGCGCAATCAGAGAAGTCATGGCATCCGCGATGCCCCTGAAGGTCCCCGTCGTGGTGGACAAAAAGGTCGGGCCGAACTGGAGGGATATGAGCTGA
- the nadC gene encoding carboxylating nicotinate-nucleotide diphosphorylase: MSSKLYHLVREALAEDLGNGDVTTSACVSAGTGGKGLVSAQAEGVLSGLDIVSPLVSVGASLYGESCHVHLEPGVVDGLKVGPGQPILGLEGSLRVVLSVERTLLNFLQHLSGVATETARYVQAIQTTGARIVDTRKTTPGLRELEKAAVRHGGGVNHRFGLYDGVLIKDNHIAAVGGITAAIRAARRSVHHLLRVQVECETLEQAEEAVRSGADALLLDNMPTEILREAVGRYKGKVLLEASGGITLANVREVAETGVDIISVGAITHSAPVLPMHLEIVQ, encoded by the coding sequence ATGAGCAGCAAGCTTTATCACCTAGTTCGGGAGGCACTCGCCGAAGACCTCGGGAATGGAGACGTCACGACAAGCGCATGTGTCTCTGCGGGCACTGGGGGCAAAGGGCTGGTAAGTGCCCAGGCGGAGGGCGTTCTCAGTGGCCTGGATATCGTATCGCCTCTCGTATCGGTTGGTGCCTCGCTGTATGGCGAGTCATGCCATGTGCACCTCGAGCCGGGAGTGGTGGATGGCCTGAAGGTGGGTCCCGGACAGCCCATCCTCGGGTTGGAGGGAAGCTTGCGGGTCGTACTGTCCGTCGAGCGGACCCTACTCAACTTCCTGCAGCACCTCTCCGGTGTGGCCACCGAGACGGCACGCTACGTTCAGGCCATACAGACTACGGGCGCAAGGATCGTGGACACGAGGAAAACCACGCCCGGACTTCGCGAATTGGAGAAGGCCGCGGTACGACATGGGGGCGGCGTGAACCACCGATTCGGACTTTATGACGGCGTGCTGATCAAGGACAACCATATCGCGGCTGTCGGAGGGATCACCGCGGCGATTCGGGCTGCCCGGCGAAGCGTCCACCACCTTTTGCGAGTCCAGGTGGAATGCGAGACGCTGGAGCAGGCAGAAGAAGCTGTCCGGTCGGGTGCCGACGCACTCCTACTCGATAACATGCCGACCGAAATCCTTCGCGAGGCCGTGGGAAGGTACAAGGGGAAGGTGCTTCTCGAGGCGTCCGGCGGGATCACACTCGCCAACGTGCGCGAGGTGGCAGAGACCGGCGTAGATATCATCTCCGTCGGTGCCATCACGCATTCCGCGCCTGTATTGCCAATGCACTTGGAGATCGTGCAGTAG
- a CDS encoding menaquinone biosynthesis decarboxylase → MPYDDYQHFLRRLEQEGELKRTSYPLDPYLEITEVADRLVKSGGPALLVERPKGHDIPLAINTMASEKRMALALGVSDVQAMADELRELLRPEPPQGIVDKLKMLPRLGMLASLTPKTVKDGICQEVVLSGNESDLGSLPIMTCWPQDGGPYITLPLVFTHDPSSGKRNVGMYRMQVFDRNTCGMHWQIHKVGAAHHQDAQRAGRRIEVAVALGGDPACIFSAISPLPPAIDEMLFAGFLRKKAVDLVRCRTVDVSVPANSEIVLEGYVDPEERRMEGPFGDHTGYYSLAEEYPVFHLTCITRRQNPVYPSTIVGVPPMEDGWMGKAVERIFLPLVQITLPEIVDMHLPVQGCFHNFAFVSIRKRYPGHAFKVMHALWGLGQLMFTKFVFVFEHDVNVHDIDEVIWRIGANCDPGRDSAIVKGPLDVLDHASPEVGLGGKIGFDCTHKWPGEGPVRTWPDEIRMLDSVRARVESVWSELGL, encoded by the coding sequence ATGCCATACGACGATTACCAACACTTTCTGCGGCGCTTGGAGCAAGAGGGGGAGCTGAAGCGCACGTCCTATCCGCTCGACCCCTACCTCGAGATCACCGAGGTTGCCGATAGGCTAGTCAAGTCCGGCGGCCCTGCCCTGCTCGTGGAACGCCCCAAAGGGCACGACATTCCGCTCGCAATCAACACGATGGCGAGCGAGAAGCGAATGGCGCTGGCATTAGGTGTGTCCGATGTGCAAGCGATGGCCGACGAGCTGCGCGAGTTGCTCCGGCCGGAACCGCCTCAGGGCATAGTCGATAAGCTCAAGATGCTGCCACGCCTCGGCATGCTCGCATCGCTGACACCTAAGACGGTGAAAGACGGCATCTGTCAGGAAGTAGTGCTGTCCGGGAACGAGAGCGACCTCGGGTCGCTGCCGATCATGACATGTTGGCCCCAGGACGGGGGACCGTACATCACACTGCCTCTCGTCTTCACGCATGACCCTAGCAGCGGCAAGAGAAACGTGGGGATGTATCGCATGCAGGTGTTCGACCGTAACACCTGTGGCATGCATTGGCAGATTCACAAGGTGGGAGCCGCTCATCACCAGGACGCTCAGCGTGCAGGTAGGCGAATCGAGGTGGCGGTGGCTCTGGGTGGCGATCCGGCCTGCATCTTCTCCGCCATATCCCCCCTACCACCTGCGATTGACGAGATGCTGTTTGCGGGGTTCCTGCGGAAGAAGGCAGTGGATCTCGTTCGTTGCAGGACCGTGGACGTGTCAGTGCCGGCAAACTCCGAGATTGTGCTCGAGGGCTACGTGGACCCCGAGGAGCGGCGGATGGAGGGACCATTCGGCGACCACACGGGGTACTACAGCTTGGCGGAGGAGTACCCTGTCTTCCACCTCACCTGCATCACACGCAGACAGAACCCGGTGTACCCATCCACGATCGTGGGGGTCCCGCCCATGGAGGACGGGTGGATGGGAAAGGCGGTGGAACGTATCTTCTTGCCTCTCGTGCAGATTACTCTGCCCGAGATCGTAGACATGCACCTGCCGGTCCAAGGCTGCTTCCATAACTTCGCTTTCGTTTCCATTCGCAAACGGTATCCCGGCCACGCGTTCAAGGTGATGCACGCACTGTGGGGCTTGGGCCAGCTCATGTTCACTAAGTTCGTGTTCGTGTTCGAGCACGATGTAAACGTGCACGACATCGACGAGGTGATCTGGCGCATCGGAGCCAACTGCGATCCCGGAAGAGACTCTGCCATCGTCAAGGGGCCGCTCGACGTACTAGACCATGCCTCACCCGAAGTGGGCCTCGGGGGCAAGATTGGGTTCGATTGCACGCACAAGTGGCCGGGAGAAGGACCGGTCCGCACATGGCCCGACGAGATTCGAATGTTGGATTCCGTCCGTGCCCGCGTAGAATCGGTTTGGAGCGAGCTGGGACTGTGA
- a CDS encoding glycosyltransferase family 39 protein, giving the protein MNEANSRTQGSRATQSARTLLLSILFSRHYVPALVLAVVLLRLAWMVTVPAEPVEDASWYYKTAVAIAEGAGYTRNGMPTAWYPIGYPLFLGGIFAITRPSPTAGKIANLLLVLVTLLLVYRLGRVVFRSEAVGRLATAGYALLPDGVFWSAQLASEPLFVALALGGTLCILHEPTRWWKVVTAGLLFGCAVSVRPVGMMLPFVVLFAGLLRDKRLPSWGARFREFCVLCVLVALVVAPWTARNYRTFGAFVPLSTSGGFNLVIGNNPVASGVFQRDYATFQMVPEPYRTPCATSFDKYLWNPDGPALLGTTHETLNEPSIDRACRDAAIRYIVENPVATALLFVKKAWLMYRADGGGAFHSMDQFARQGDGWAQAQKWARRVAHLTWLVLFGAFLGSLVVLPRAARQAGWQPTVFPWFGVVFIALFTAFTCVFYASGRYYAPMVPWICLYVAALVVWLFDLDRAPIAETSQVK; this is encoded by the coding sequence GTGAACGAGGCGAATAGTCGAACGCAGGGGAGCCGCGCAACCCAGTCCGCAAGAACCTTGCTCCTTTCTATCCTGTTCTCGCGTCACTACGTCCCTGCGCTGGTGCTTGCGGTGGTACTGCTACGGCTTGCATGGATGGTTACGGTGCCTGCCGAGCCGGTGGAGGATGCCTCGTGGTACTACAAGACTGCGGTAGCAATAGCGGAGGGAGCCGGTTACACGCGTAACGGGATGCCTACGGCGTGGTATCCCATCGGCTATCCACTCTTCCTAGGGGGGATCTTCGCGATTACGCGCCCGTCGCCCACCGCTGGGAAGATCGCGAACCTTCTCCTCGTGTTAGTTACACTGCTCCTGGTGTACCGCCTAGGTCGAGTCGTCTTCCGTAGCGAGGCCGTCGGTCGGCTCGCGACAGCCGGATACGCGCTCCTGCCCGATGGCGTCTTCTGGTCTGCCCAGCTTGCGTCGGAGCCGCTATTCGTAGCCTTGGCTCTGGGAGGCACCCTATGTATCCTGCATGAGCCGACACGGTGGTGGAAGGTAGTGACTGCAGGACTCTTATTCGGATGTGCTGTATCGGTTCGACCGGTCGGCATGATGTTGCCGTTCGTGGTTCTGTTCGCCGGGCTACTCCGAGACAAGCGTCTGCCGAGCTGGGGCGCACGATTCCGCGAGTTCTGCGTGCTATGCGTACTGGTGGCTCTAGTAGTAGCACCATGGACCGCAAGGAACTACCGCACTTTCGGGGCATTCGTGCCTCTCTCCACGAGCGGCGGTTTCAACCTGGTGATAGGGAACAATCCCGTGGCAAGTGGTGTCTTCCAGCGCGACTATGCCACCTTCCAGATGGTCCCCGAGCCATACCGGACCCCCTGCGCCACCAGCTTTGACAAGTATCTGTGGAACCCGGACGGCCCGGCGCTCCTGGGCACCACCCATGAGACGCTGAACGAGCCGAGCATAGATCGTGCATGCCGTGATGCTGCTATCCGGTACATCGTAGAGAATCCGGTCGCCACGGCCCTGCTGTTCGTCAAGAAGGCATGGCTGATGTATCGGGCAGATGGTGGGGGCGCCTTTCACTCTATGGACCAGTTTGCCAGACAGGGTGACGGCTGGGCTCAGGCTCAGAAGTGGGCGCGGCGAGTGGCACACCTGACATGGCTGGTGCTATTCGGGGCATTCCTGGGATCTCTCGTCGTCCTGCCGCGTGCCGCGCGACAGGCGGGATGGCAGCCAACGGTCTTCCCCTGGTTCGGCGTGGTGTTCATCGCCCTCTTCACGGCCTTCACGTGCGTGTTCTACGCATCCGGCCGCTACTACGCGCCGATGGTTCCCTGGATCTGCCTGTACGTTGCGGCGTTAGTCGTGTGGCTCTTCGATCTGGACAGGGCACCGATTGCCGAAACCTCCCAAGTGAAGTAG
- a CDS encoding prepilin-type N-terminal cleavage/methylation domain-containing protein has product MMPMVGIDASGTGRPMRSARAFTLIELLVVIAIIAILAAVLFPVFAQARKRASATACLDYTSQFAKAAYLYTGDYNDKFPCYINFVQGGQWIIRLWWDTLQPYVKSTEVYRCPTAGAPDESNGAGDTNPYGRSIWGSVKHQWQFAGYRGSHTTNGWMYGPGTSTGHTNGVSLTIVREPTHTMLFSDGVWVDAWPEHTGTLDPSRDNVGRIFIDRHGGGVNVAFTDGHAKQIHRDALLRLDDGRPVIYKPHPSATP; this is encoded by the coding sequence ATGATGCCGATGGTCGGCATCGACGCTTCCGGCACGGGCCGACCGATGCGGTCGGCCCGTGCCTTCACGCTCATCGAGCTTTTGGTCGTGATCGCGATCATCGCGATCTTGGCCGCCGTGCTGTTCCCCGTGTTCGCACAGGCGCGAAAGCGCGCATCGGCCACCGCGTGCCTCGACTACACGTCTCAGTTCGCCAAGGCGGCCTATCTCTACACCGGCGACTACAACGATAAGTTTCCTTGCTACATCAACTTCGTTCAGGGCGGACAGTGGATCATCCGCCTCTGGTGGGACACGCTCCAGCCGTACGTCAAGAGTACCGAGGTCTACCGCTGCCCGACCGCAGGTGCCCCGGACGAATCCAATGGCGCGGGGGATACCAATCCGTACGGCCGCAGCATCTGGGGAAGCGTAAAGCACCAGTGGCAATTCGCGGGCTATCGAGGCAGCCACACGACCAACGGCTGGATGTACGGGCCAGGAACCTCCACGGGTCACACCAACGGCGTGAGCCTCACGATCGTCCGCGAGCCCACACACACAATGTTGTTCTCGGACGGCGTGTGGGTGGACGCGTGGCCAGAGCATACGGGTACCCTCGACCCCTCGCGCGACAACGTGGGGCGCATCTTCATAGACCGACACGGCGGAGGCGTGAACGTGGCATTCACCGACGGACACGCCAAGCAGATTCACCGTGATGCGCTCCTTCGGCTCGACGACGGCCGTCCCGTAATCTACAAGCCTCACCCTTCCGCCACGCCGTGA